Proteins from a genomic interval of Bacteroidota bacterium:
- a CDS encoding glycosyltransferase family 2 protein, with amino-acid sequence MSSPDLSIVIPIYNEAAVLEELLKRLRAALAPLDLDWEVLFVDDGSQDGSWAVLERLAAEDSRVRALGLSRNFGHQRAISAGLEWARGRAVVVMDGDLQDPPELIPELLRRWQQGYEVVYAVRTRRREPWLMRTAYRIFYRLLSALAEVEIPLDAGDFGLIDRRVLEVMRRMPERSRFVRGLRSWSGFRQIGVPYERAARARGRSKYSWGKLLRLALDGLLAFSSAPLRLATWMGFFVSSISFVGIVLYLYRYFTTPRVPGFTTLIIALLFLGGIQLITIGIIGEYIGRIYEEVKQRPLYVVYRTLNLDPPPGASLS; translated from the coding sequence ATGTCGAGCCCCGATCTTTCCATCGTGATTCCGATCTACAACGAAGCTGCGGTGTTGGAGGAGCTTCTGAAGCGTCTGCGCGCCGCGCTGGCGCCTCTGGATCTAGATTGGGAGGTGCTCTTCGTTGACGACGGAAGCCAAGATGGCTCTTGGGCCGTTCTGGAGCGCTTGGCGGCCGAAGACAGCCGCGTGCGGGCGCTGGGGCTATCGCGCAACTTCGGGCATCAGCGGGCGATTTCCGCAGGGCTGGAATGGGCCCGGGGGCGGGCCGTGGTGGTCATGGACGGGGACCTTCAGGATCCCCCGGAGCTCATCCCGGAGTTGCTGCGCCGATGGCAGCAGGGCTACGAGGTGGTCTACGCCGTGCGCACGCGGCGTCGGGAGCCGTGGCTTATGCGCACGGCCTACAGGATCTTCTACCGGCTTCTGTCCGCCTTGGCGGAGGTAGAAATCCCCCTGGATGCCGGCGATTTCGGGCTCATCGATCGCCGCGTGCTGGAGGTGATGCGCCGTATGCCGGAGCGAAGCCGCTTTGTACGGGGCCTGCGCAGCTGGTCCGGGTTCCGGCAGATTGGCGTGCCCTATGAACGCGCGGCCCGCGCCCGGGGCCGATCGAAATACTCCTGGGGCAAGCTTCTGCGGCTCGCCCTGGATGGGCTTTTGGCCTTCTCGAGTGCGCCGCTGCGTCTGGCCACCTGGATGGGGTTTTTCGTCTCCTCGATAAGCTTCGTGGGGATCGTGCTGTATCTATATCGGTACTTCACCACGCCCCGCGTGCCGGGCTTTACGACGCTTATCATCGCGCTGCTGTTTTTGGGTGGCATTCAGCTGATCACCATCGGCATCATCGGCGAGTACATCGGCCGCATCTACGAGGAGGTCAAGCAGCGCCCCCTGTACGTGGTCTACCGCACGCTCAACCTTGACCCCCCGCCAGGGGCCAGCCTATCTTGA
- a CDS encoding arginine deiminase family protein, protein MHLEITSEVGRLRAVIVHTPGAEVSLVHPDQRAELLFEDIIFEQGAREEHLNMLALFRKVLPDGEGIYDIANLFRQALEYSEEARAFFVERFVQLHPLQNLRPFERDLKRLEAEALYELAITGRSPLPITVPPTPNLMFTRDLAAVVGEHILLSRAATPARVRESLIMETVALYHPFFSAHPDRVILLDYGVTLEGGDLIVVNEHIVMIGHSERTSFGGALSAAMELFRRTRVRHVLLVDIPKQRASMHLDTIFTFTSPRECVVFPPLVELPRYNVVHLFPEGEGMRAELKPSIRAALEELLGHELVFIRCGGLAEIDQYREQWTDGANVFALAPGVVIGYERNQKTFQELKAHGYRVVKQRGFLDSYEDGGFPVDGSEKIAVMFEGYELSRGRGGARCMTLPLARDPIAQA, encoded by the coding sequence ATGCATCTGGAGATCACCTCCGAAGTCGGACGCCTGCGGGCCGTAATCGTGCACACCCCGGGTGCGGAGGTCTCGCTTGTGCACCCGGACCAGCGGGCGGAGCTCCTGTTCGAAGACATCATCTTCGAACAGGGCGCCCGCGAGGAGCACCTGAACATGCTCGCCTTGTTTCGCAAAGTACTGCCCGACGGGGAGGGGATCTACGACATCGCCAACTTGTTCCGCCAGGCTCTGGAGTATTCCGAGGAGGCGCGCGCCTTCTTCGTGGAGCGCTTCGTGCAGTTACACCCCCTGCAGAACCTCCGGCCCTTTGAGCGGGATCTGAAGCGCTTAGAAGCGGAGGCACTCTATGAGTTGGCCATCACGGGCCGCTCCCCCCTTCCGATCACCGTTCCGCCCACGCCCAACCTGATGTTCACGCGCGACCTGGCCGCCGTGGTGGGGGAGCACATTCTGCTCAGCCGCGCGGCCACGCCGGCGCGGGTGCGCGAAAGCCTCATCATGGAAACCGTGGCCCTCTACCATCCGTTCTTCTCCGCTCATCCAGACCGGGTAATCCTACTCGACTATGGGGTCACGCTCGAAGGCGGCGATTTGATCGTGGTCAACGAGCATATTGTGATGATCGGCCACAGCGAGCGCACCTCCTTCGGGGGGGCTCTAAGCGCCGCCATGGAGTTGTTCCGCCGCACCCGCGTCAGGCACGTGCTGCTTGTAGACATCCCCAAACAGCGTGCTTCCATGCACCTGGATACGATTTTTACCTTCACCAGCCCTCGGGAATGCGTGGTTTTTCCCCCTTTGGTGGAACTGCCGCGCTACAACGTGGTGCACCTGTTCCCGGAAGGCGAGGGGATGCGCGCGGAGCTCAAGCCCAGCATCCGGGCCGCCCTGGAGGAACTCCTGGGCCATGAACTGGTTTTCATCCGCTGCGGCGGTTTGGCCGAAATCGACCAATACCGCGAGCAGTGGACCGACGGGGCCAATGTTTTCGCCCTGGCCCCGGGCGTGGTGATCGGCTATGAGCGCAACCAGAAGACCTTCCAGGAACTGAAAGCGCACGGCTATAGGGTCGTCAAACAGCGCGGGTTTTTGGATTCCTACGAGGATGGCGGCTTCCCCGTCGACGGTTCGGAGAAAATCGCCGTCATGTTCGAGGGCTATGAGCTTTCGCGCGGTCGAGGTGGCGCCCGGTGCATGACCCTACCCTTGGCCCGCGATCCCATCGCACAGGCATAG
- a CDS encoding site-2 protease family protein has product MEPRQPVAAPEAAPTEALLARTSRPWVHVLLFVLTFLSVTYAGIGWVGRDLVHGANWWGYVQDSLHFTIPFLLFLTAHEFGHYLAARRHGVRTTLPYYIPMPFISPIGTLGAVIRIQEKVPDSRKLFDIGIAGPLAGFVVSLATLLYGFLTLPPPTYMLQFGGHAELHAHLLQYGTFAGYEPSGNPLRIGSTPLYWLLSQLSEHTPPMYEMYHYPYLLAGWLGLFFTALNLLPIGQLDGGHIAYALLGPRWHGQLARFAVLLLLYLGGVGLIRELGPVLYESHSWGVLWTWLLWILIAAYFVYRLYGPDWGRALPVLIVLLVCTQLADWIPQLAAWGYSGWLLWVVLLIAIIRIDHPPVLYFVPLDFRRRALGWLGFVLFVLCFSPTPFNVAF; this is encoded by the coding sequence TTGGAGCCCCGTCAGCCCGTCGCAGCTCCCGAAGCCGCGCCCACAGAGGCGCTTCTTGCCCGCACCAGTCGCCCTTGGGTGCACGTGCTGCTATTTGTGCTCACTTTCCTCTCCGTCACCTATGCGGGTATCGGTTGGGTGGGTCGGGACCTGGTGCATGGCGCAAATTGGTGGGGCTACGTGCAGGACAGCCTGCACTTTACAATCCCGTTTTTGCTCTTTCTCACCGCGCACGAGTTCGGCCACTACCTAGCCGCCCGCCGACACGGGGTCCGGACCACCTTGCCGTACTACATCCCGATGCCGTTTATAAGTCCGATCGGCACGCTGGGGGCCGTTATCCGAATCCAGGAAAAGGTGCCCGACAGCCGCAAGCTCTTCGACATCGGCATCGCCGGGCCGCTGGCCGGCTTCGTGGTATCCTTGGCCACGCTGCTGTATGGGTTCCTCACCCTGCCCCCTCCGACGTACATGCTGCAGTTCGGAGGCCATGCGGAGCTGCACGCCCATTTGCTCCAATACGGAACTTTCGCCGGCTATGAGCCCTCGGGAAACCCGCTGCGGATTGGCTCCACCCCCTTGTATTGGCTTCTGAGCCAGTTATCGGAACACACCCCCCCAATGTATGAGATGTATCACTACCCCTATCTCCTCGCCGGCTGGCTGGGGCTGTTCTTTACGGCGCTCAACCTCCTGCCCATTGGGCAGCTAGACGGCGGACACATCGCCTACGCGCTCCTGGGGCCGCGTTGGCATGGGCAGCTGGCCCGGTTCGCCGTGCTGCTGCTCCTGTACCTCGGCGGGGTGGGGCTAATCCGGGAGCTGGGGCCGGTGCTATACGAGAGCCACTCCTGGGGGGTGCTCTGGACCTGGCTGCTCTGGATCCTGATCGCGGCCTATTTCGTGTACCGACTTTACGGGCCGGATTGGGGTCGGGCCCTGCCCGTGCTCATCGTGCTCTTGGTCTGCACCCAGCTAGCCGACTGGATACCCCAACTGGCCGCCTGGGGCTACTCGGGATGGCTCCTCTGGGTCGTATTGCTTATCGCCATAATCCGGATCGATCATCCGCCCGTGCTCTACTTTGTTCCTCTGGATTTTCGGCGCCGAGCACTGGGCTGGCTGGGGTTTGTGTTGTTTGTGCTCTGCTTCAGCCCAACGCCCTTCAACGTGGCCTTCTAA
- a CDS encoding TetR/AcrR family transcriptional regulator, with translation MGRIDDICRVAESLFSERGYHATSVRDIARQLRLQGGSLYAHIASKEDLLWEIVRRAAEQFLQAIDEVLRAEASPVERFRRAFRAHFSLIAQNLAAATVYFHEWRQLSLERRKAILEHRDAYEAAWRKIIQEGIATGLFRPVDPAMAARAVLSVANWFYQWYRPEGPLSAEAIADALSEILLHGLIKESAT, from the coding sequence ATGGGGCGGATTGACGACATCTGTCGCGTGGCCGAAAGCCTCTTTAGCGAGCGTGGCTATCATGCCACAAGCGTTCGAGACATTGCCCGGCAGTTACGGCTACAGGGGGGCAGCCTGTATGCACACATCGCAAGCAAGGAGGACCTGCTCTGGGAGATCGTTCGGCGCGCAGCGGAGCAGTTTTTGCAAGCTATCGATGAGGTGCTGCGGGCCGAGGCCTCTCCGGTGGAGCGTTTCCGGCGCGCTTTCCGGGCCCATTTCTCCCTGATCGCCCAGAACTTGGCCGCGGCCACGGTGTACTTTCATGAATGGCGGCAGCTTTCCCTTGAGCGGCGCAAGGCCATCCTGGAGCACCGGGACGCTTACGAGGCCGCCTGGAGAAAAATCATACAGGAGGGGATCGCGACGGGACTCTTCCGGCCCGTCGATCCCGCCATGGCCGCGCGCGCCGTTTTGTCCGTGGCCAACTGGTTTTATCAGTGGTACCGACCTGAGGGGCCGCTCTCGGCCGAAGCCATCGCCGATGCACTTAGCGAGATCTTACTACACGGATTAATCAAGGAGAGCGCCACATGA
- the paaA gene encoding 1,2-phenylacetyl-CoA epoxidase subunit A, protein MTQAQLEARRLERFEARVARGEKIEPGDWMPEEYRYELARLIHNHANSEIMGALPEGSWIPYAPTLKRKMALTAKVQDEVGHGHLLYRVAETLGKSREQMLEELFSGKAKYSNVFHYPAETWADVGIIGWLIDGAAIVNQTMMAQGSYGPYGRALKRICAEESFHIKHGYDIVVSLATGTPEQRAMLQDALNRWWEPIMMFFGPSDARSVHTEKLVRWRIKLKTNDEQRQEFLRKFVPKIWELGLTIPDPNLYIDEEGVVHYTEPDWDKFLTIVRGGGPMSQARLATRRLAWEENAWVRQALALAEKRYADFPIA, encoded by the coding sequence ATGACCCAGGCTCAGCTGGAAGCCCGCCGCTTGGAGCGTTTTGAGGCGCGCGTTGCCCGCGGGGAGAAGATCGAGCCCGGCGACTGGATGCCCGAGGAGTATCGCTATGAGCTAGCTCGGCTCATTCACAATCACGCCAACTCCGAAATCATGGGCGCCCTGCCGGAGGGTTCCTGGATCCCGTATGCTCCCACGCTCAAGCGCAAGATGGCCCTCACGGCCAAGGTGCAAGATGAAGTGGGGCACGGGCATCTGCTTTACCGCGTCGCGGAGACGCTCGGCAAGTCTCGGGAACAGATGCTCGAGGAGCTCTTCAGCGGCAAGGCCAAATATTCGAACGTCTTCCACTATCCGGCCGAAACCTGGGCCGATGTGGGCATCATCGGATGGCTCATCGACGGGGCGGCGATCGTCAACCAGACCATGATGGCCCAGGGCTCCTATGGGCCCTACGGCCGGGCCCTGAAGCGCATCTGCGCCGAGGAGTCCTTCCACATCAAGCATGGATACGACATCGTGGTCTCCCTGGCCACCGGTACTCCAGAGCAGCGCGCCATGTTGCAGGATGCGCTCAACCGCTGGTGGGAGCCCATCATGATGTTCTTTGGTCCGTCGGATGCGCGCTCCGTGCACACGGAGAAGCTTGTGCGCTGGCGCATCAAGCTTAAGACCAACGACGAGCAACGGCAGGAGTTTTTGCGCAAGTTCGTGCCCAAAATCTGGGAGCTGGGCCTGACGATTCCGGATCCCAACCTGTACATCGATGAAGAGGGTGTGGTCCACTACACCGAACCCGATTGGGATAAGTTCCTCACGATCGTGCGGGGTGGGGGGCCCATGAGTCAGGCCCGGCTGGCCACGCGCCGGTTAGCCTGGGAGGAGAACGCCTGGGTCCGCCAGGCCCTGGCGCTGGCCGAGAAGCGCTACGCGGACTTCCCGATCGCATAA
- the paaC gene encoding phenylacetate-CoA oxygenase subunit PaaC, which yields MTEALRVAATQALIAWADDELLLGHRDSEWTGLGPIIEADIALSSIAQDEMGHALAWYELAHSLGAPDPDTLVFERGPAAYRNATLSELPRGDWAFCILRHYLFDLAEWVRLEHWQQIPWEPWADIAERITREEKYHLLHDRTWLERLARGTEESHNRLQQALEALWPHALGLWEPPEGEAVLVEAGWIPSSSALQARWEEEVRAYLGALDLRLPQASAHLGGRRGHHTEHLAALLEAMQMLHRQIPGAKW from the coding sequence ATGACCGAGGCCCTCCGCGTAGCCGCCACTCAGGCCCTCATCGCCTGGGCCGACGACGAACTGCTGCTCGGGCACCGGGATTCGGAATGGACAGGGCTCGGACCGATTATCGAAGCCGATATCGCGCTCTCGAGCATAGCTCAGGACGAAATGGGCCACGCGCTGGCCTGGTACGAGCTGGCGCACTCCCTGGGGGCGCCGGATCCGGATACGCTCGTCTTCGAACGCGGCCCGGCCGCTTATCGGAACGCCACGCTGTCGGAGCTGCCGCGGGGGGACTGGGCTTTCTGCATCCTTCGGCACTATCTGTTTGACCTGGCCGAATGGGTGCGGCTGGAGCACTGGCAGCAGATCCCATGGGAGCCCTGGGCGGACATAGCCGAACGCATCACGCGCGAGGAGAAATACCACCTGCTGCACGACCGGACGTGGTTGGAGCGCTTGGCTCGGGGCACCGAGGAAAGCCACAACCGCCTACAACAGGCCCTGGAGGCGCTCTGGCCCCACGCGCTGGGACTTTGGGAGCCTCCGGAAGGCGAGGCCGTTCTGGTGGAGGCGGGTTGGATCCCCAGCTCCTCTGCCCTGCAGGCCCGCTGGGAGGAGGAGGTCCGGGCTTACTTGGGTGCACTTGACCTCAGGCTCCCCCAAGCCTCCGCCCACCTCGGCGGCCGGCGAGGCCACCATACGGAGCACCTGGCCGCGCTGCTGGAGGCCATGCAGATGCTGCATCGTCAGATTCCGGGGGCGAAATGGTAA
- the paaJ gene encoding phenylacetate-CoA oxygenase subunit PaaJ, whose protein sequence is MVSEQDIWCALQEVADPEIPVVNIVELGVVQEVRLEGDRAEVVLIPTFSGCPAMELMRSEVENRLRQLGLSEVVVRLSLSPPWSTDRIAPAAREKMKRWGLAPPSDWGPEQDLLQPVTCPYCGSKQTRLDSPFGPTLCRALYYCDGCQQPFEKFKALK, encoded by the coding sequence ATGGTAAGCGAACAGGACATCTGGTGCGCCCTCCAAGAGGTGGCCGATCCCGAAATCCCCGTGGTGAACATCGTTGAGCTCGGGGTGGTGCAAGAGGTGCGCCTAGAGGGGGATCGAGCGGAGGTGGTTTTGATCCCCACCTTTTCCGGCTGCCCGGCCATGGAGCTGATGCGCAGCGAGGTCGAAAACCGCCTGCGCCAACTGGGGCTTTCGGAGGTCGTCGTGCGGCTTTCGCTTTCGCCCCCCTGGAGCACAGACCGGATCGCCCCTGCAGCGCGCGAGAAGATGAAGCGCTGGGGGCTTGCCCCGCCCTCGGATTGGGGCCCTGAGCAGGATCTGCTACAACCCGTCACGTGCCCCTACTGCGGCTCAAAGCAGACGCGCCTGGATAGCCCTTTTGGCCCCACACTCTGCCGGGCCCTTTACTATTGCGACGGTTGCCAACAGCCCTTCGAGAAATTTAAGGCCCTCAAGTAG
- a CDS encoding nicotinate phosphoribosyltransferase: MTRAPSATPALMTDLYELTMAAGYVEQGLHHVEATFELFVRALPPRRGYLLLAGLEQVVQYLEQLRFTEEQLAYLRALPVFAHVRPAFWEYLRTLRFTGDLWAIPEGRVVFPGEPILRVRAPIVQAQLVETYLLAALNLGIAVATKASRVVQAAQGRAVIDFGSRRAHGPEAAVYAARAAYIGGCVGTSNVEAGYRWGIPVFGTMAHSWVMAFGNELEAFRAFHRVFPEHTTLLVDTYDTLEGVQHAIALGGSIRGIRIDSGDLVYLSQQARSRLDQAGLRQVRIGISGDLDEYRIWDFLRRGGVADWFGVGTKMVTSEDAPWVGGVYKLVELSYNGAERFVLKLSQAKRTYPASKQVYRFRDSTGRLTYDLVAWEEEPPPEGGEPLLVPVLLRGTRSEPLPELEAIRQRAQQELAALPEPVRDLEEPAVYPVRISAKLERLFAQVMEQVG; the protein is encoded by the coding sequence ATGACGCGCGCGCCCTCGGCTACGCCGGCGCTCATGACCGATTTATACGAGCTGACCATGGCTGCTGGCTACGTCGAGCAGGGCCTTCATCATGTGGAGGCCACGTTTGAGCTCTTCGTACGCGCCCTGCCCCCCCGACGTGGCTACTTGCTGCTGGCTGGCTTGGAACAGGTGGTGCAATACCTGGAACAGCTGCGCTTTACCGAAGAGCAGCTAGCCTATCTCAGGGCGCTACCGGTTTTTGCCCACGTACGGCCGGCCTTTTGGGAGTATTTGCGAACGCTTCGGTTTACGGGCGACCTATGGGCCATACCCGAGGGCCGAGTGGTTTTCCCGGGGGAGCCCATCCTGCGCGTGCGGGCTCCGATTGTGCAGGCGCAGCTTGTGGAAACGTATTTGCTGGCTGCACTTAACTTAGGGATCGCAGTAGCCACGAAAGCCAGCCGGGTTGTGCAGGCGGCCCAGGGACGAGCGGTGATCGACTTCGGCTCTCGGCGTGCGCATGGCCCCGAGGCGGCCGTGTATGCTGCACGAGCCGCCTATATAGGAGGATGCGTGGGCACCTCCAACGTGGAGGCGGGCTACCGGTGGGGTATCCCCGTGTTTGGCACCATGGCCCATTCGTGGGTTATGGCTTTCGGCAACGAGCTGGAGGCCTTTCGCGCTTTTCACCGCGTCTTTCCGGAGCACACGACGCTGCTTGTGGACACCTATGACACGCTGGAGGGCGTGCAACACGCCATCGCTCTGGGCGGCTCGATTCGGGGTATCCGGATCGATAGCGGTGACCTCGTATACTTAAGCCAGCAAGCTCGCAGCCGGCTCGATCAAGCCGGTTTAAGGCAAGTGCGCATCGGCATCAGCGGAGATCTGGACGAATACCGCATTTGGGATTTTCTGCGTCGAGGTGGGGTGGCGGATTGGTTCGGAGTGGGCACAAAGATGGTCACCTCCGAGGACGCCCCCTGGGTCGGAGGGGTATATAAGCTGGTGGAGCTCTCCTACAACGGCGCGGAGCGCTTCGTGCTCAAGCTCAGCCAGGCCAAGCGCACCTATCCAGCATCGAAGCAGGTATACCGGTTTCGAGATTCGACCGGCCGCCTGACCTATGACCTGGTAGCCTGGGAGGAGGAGCCCCCCCCGGAGGGTGGGGAACCGTTATTGGTCCCGGTTTTGCTTCGGGGGACGCGCTCGGAGCCGCTGCCGGAGCTAGAGGCAATCCGCCAACGCGCCCAGCAGGAGCTTGCCGCCCTTCCGGAGCCGGTGCGCGATCTGGAGGAGCCCGCCGTGTATCCGGTCCGGATCAGTGCGAAACTGGAGCGTTTGTTTGCACAGGTCATGGAGCAGGTTGGATAA
- a CDS encoding NAD+ synthase, with protein sequence MRVAIAQLNPTVGDLQENAQRIRQAIQRARDRGADLLLLPEMSLVGYPPLDLLEQPDFLAAIRRTLQALAPDTEGLVVVLGAPVPNPSEVGKRLLNAAVVYEGGRIRAVVAKQLLPTYDVFDEYRYFEPGPPSEPIRIGQWRIGITICEDIWNDDPQAGWWMYARNPVRELAEQGVDVLLNLSASPFARGKIAQRDALLRGIASRYEVPVVLANQVGANTDLIFDGSSRVYTPDGRCALALPAFEEAIGLWDLKTARVEGHVPPIGDETEQVRRALRLGLRDYARKTGAFERVWVGMSGGIDSSLVAALAVEALGPERVVGVSLPSRYSSEASRTDAEQLARTLGIPFYSISIEPAFRAFEHMLAPLFRDTEPGVAEENIQARSRAVVLMALANKFGDMVLACGNKSEIATGYATLYGDMAGGLAPIGDLYKTEVYEMARHLNQEAGFPLIPESVFLKAPSAELRPGQKDTDTLPPYEVLDDILKRYLELHASVEEILDAGYDPALVQYVLRLVDQNEYKRRQGPPVLRVSPKAFGYGRRFPIVQRWTVQRMPLIESRVRPAALTTK encoded by the coding sequence ATGCGCGTCGCGATCGCACAGCTAAACCCGACCGTGGGTGATCTCCAGGAGAACGCCCAGCGAATTCGTCAAGCCATTCAGCGCGCTCGCGATCGTGGAGCGGACCTGCTGCTCTTGCCCGAGATGAGCCTGGTCGGCTATCCGCCCCTGGATCTGCTGGAGCAGCCGGATTTTCTAGCCGCCATACGGCGCACCCTGCAGGCCTTGGCCCCCGACACCGAGGGGCTCGTTGTCGTCCTGGGCGCCCCGGTGCCGAATCCCTCGGAAGTGGGCAAACGGCTCTTGAACGCGGCCGTAGTCTACGAGGGCGGTCGAATCCGCGCCGTTGTGGCCAAGCAGCTGTTGCCTACCTACGACGTATTCGACGAATACCGGTATTTTGAACCTGGGCCGCCTTCGGAGCCGATTCGGATCGGGCAATGGCGAATCGGCATCACGATCTGCGAGGACATCTGGAACGACGACCCCCAAGCGGGCTGGTGGATGTACGCGCGCAACCCGGTCCGAGAGCTGGCGGAGCAGGGCGTCGATGTGCTCTTAAATCTTTCGGCCTCGCCCTTTGCGCGGGGCAAAATCGCGCAACGCGATGCGTTGCTGCGAGGTATCGCTTCCCGTTATGAGGTCCCCGTAGTGCTAGCCAATCAAGTGGGAGCCAATACGGATCTCATCTTCGACGGATCCAGCCGCGTCTACACCCCAGATGGCCGCTGCGCCTTGGCCCTGCCGGCCTTTGAGGAGGCGATCGGCCTTTGGGATCTCAAAACGGCCCGTGTGGAGGGTCATGTCCCGCCCATAGGCGATGAGACCGAGCAGGTCCGCCGGGCGCTTCGGCTGGGTCTGCGCGACTACGCCCGCAAAACAGGGGCTTTTGAGCGCGTTTGGGTCGGCATGAGCGGGGGTATCGACTCCTCGCTTGTGGCCGCGCTGGCCGTAGAGGCCCTGGGACCGGAGCGCGTCGTGGGCGTGAGCCTGCCGAGCCGGTACTCCTCGGAGGCTTCGCGAACGGACGCCGAGCAGCTGGCGCGTACGCTCGGGATCCCCTTTTACTCGATTTCCATCGAACCCGCCTTTCGGGCATTTGAACACATGCTCGCGCCCCTCTTTCGGGACACCGAGCCCGGAGTGGCTGAGGAAAACATCCAGGCCCGATCCCGGGCTGTGGTGCTCATGGCCCTGGCCAATAAGTTCGGTGATATGGTCTTGGCCTGCGGCAATAAGAGCGAAATCGCCACCGGATACGCCACGCTCTACGGCGACATGGCCGGAGGGCTAGCTCCGATCGGGGACCTGTACAAGACCGAGGTATACGAGATGGCCCGCCATCTCAACCAAGAGGCGGGCTTTCCGCTCATTCCCGAGTCCGTGTTCCTTAAGGCCCCCTCGGCGGAGCTGCGGCCCGGGCAGAAGGATACGGATACGCTCCCCCCCTATGAGGTGCTCGACGACATCCTCAAGCGCTATTTGGAGCTGCACGCCTCGGTTGAGGAGATCCTGGATGCGGGTTATGATCCAGCGCTTGTGCAGTACGTGCTCCGGCTTGTCGATCAAAACGAATACAAGCGCCGCCAGGGCCCTCCTGTGTTACGCGTCTCCCCCAAGGCCTTCGGCTACGGGCGCCGGTTCCCGATCGTGCAGCGTTGGACGGTGCAACGCATGCCTCTTATCGAGAGCCGAGTGCGGCCAGCAGCCTTGACAACCAAGTGA
- a CDS encoding macro domain-containing protein: protein MPIRILQGDITELDVEAITNAANEHLKLGTGVAGAIARKGGPEIQQACDRIGYTPVGTAVLTPGGRLKARYVIHAVGPRYGVDPEPERLLAQAVRATLELAEQQGIRSLALPAISTGVFGFPKEPALRIILQTLRDYFAERTRSSLQEVVLCLYDSESYALAQRIWAELEPPNVEG from the coding sequence ATGCCCATTCGGATTTTGCAGGGGGACATCACCGAACTGGACGTAGAGGCCATCACCAACGCGGCCAATGAGCACCTTAAGCTCGGCACCGGTGTGGCCGGGGCCATCGCCCGCAAAGGGGGGCCTGAGATCCAACAGGCCTGCGATCGGATCGGCTACACGCCGGTTGGCACGGCCGTCTTGACCCCCGGCGGACGGCTTAAGGCGCGCTATGTGATTCATGCCGTGGGGCCGCGATACGGGGTGGATCCGGAGCCCGAGCGTCTGCTGGCCCAAGCCGTGCGGGCAACCCTGGAACTGGCCGAGCAACAGGGGATTCGCAGCCTCGCCCTGCCGGCTATCAGCACAGGGGTTTTTGGCTTCCCCAAAGAACCCGCGCTGCGCATCATCTTGCAGACCCTTCGGGATTACTTCGCTGAGCGCACGCGCAGCTCCCTTCAAGAGGTAGTGCTGTGCCTGTACGATTCGGAAAGCTATGCGCTCGCCCAGCGGATCTGGGCGGAGCTTGAGCCGCCTAACGTGGAGGGTTGA